A single Vanacampus margaritifer isolate UIUO_Vmar chromosome 7, RoL_Vmar_1.0, whole genome shotgun sequence DNA region contains:
- the nup133 gene encoding nuclear pore complex protein Nup133 isoform X3 codes for MFSPRSGPSSALRQQNKTPSRRTSSSLLLTPRRTPLSARPTPTREQSHATSDDLNYDVQTFGSLLPVKVMEALTVLNGEEQISVKVSESGWAWLVCGDRLIIWKICQTAVAKLCMCKELQLPASQYDYTAEHVAVTSAGPLDAAPVRAVSVLAVAAEGAARLWPSLSQEGNYVEADLDLGDLCSFVVAVTGGSFVVTSAKSRMLRVGMDASGRLQCRALQEGQGVLSGIGRRVSSLFSILSPPANDALHSLLWAGATGCLYALTNSRLNKWQVDESSEQQTVSWDVRRALTESIADAIWGSEGNYEEMRDGVNVTFLDVKLGQTGLVVLAAAWHPSDTPCLLYFCLVTLQDLGAAISNQFTVEVTNHNPPFQSESELHATRFLLPPSPGTTAFLYNEDLVFACSTGSGRAGLPDERVPFNSPGDGVRGGGCCANLPVFFSQNSGLVAVVARESASILPETVEDSLCSSLAAAPEVSMMEQPGRAEPVAQEDKPKLLKAAFLQFCRNDLLGAQALIDDLFPTGEDAVEGSELDAMVTQIDLDLLDDYPASDPRWAESVPDESAGFPLTSLIILHQLEDKMKAHSCFMDFLLQVGLLERLGCVGVRSSPMATRLLLCEHAEKLQAAMVLKNQHAKHSELVNRAIATALHRNNAVVPPSLTGADIFFREISQISTIFDCLLEEEEKSLRENPVDSVEWAEVVMTVDTIIKDMLQAAGQYRESKASMYRASEHGAVDAEYIPWTALSGIRAVISRQHELILRSMYPHASSELRSVLCEQLVALLDFYLGGYVAQLNSLKQQQHAQERYNSLEMEYSQRRSELLAPLLELGQYQWVAALAEKYCDFDILVQMCELTDNQSRLQHYMSKFADQNFADFLFRWYMEKGKRGKLLSQPAAQHQQLAGFLQAHQHLSWLHDIHVNHYQHVHRTLYKQANMETRYFAKKKTLLALSKLAALASDLPEDELGKQVDEIVEQERFLLHQETLPRQLLEDKQQNPDTMPLLSAHQLVQLYICDDNRRANEYDFKKALDLLQYIHEDEEDDDGDDDVNIHSLKCQILGKALRRDDWTSVDGNDDPLEAAKDSVFVKILVMLAQEGVRLQTYLPEVKELLELDELSLLKSKPYFEFVLRANYEHYLQA; via the exons TGACCGTGCTCAATG GCGAGGAGCAGATCTCTGTAAAGGTGAGCGAGAGTGGCTGGGCTTGGTTGGTTTGCGGAGACAGACTCATCATCTGGAAGATCTGCCAGACGGCCGTGGCCAAG ctgtGCATGTGCAAGGAACTCCAGCTGCCCGCCAGCCAGTACGACTACACGGCCGAACACGTGGCCGTGACGTCGGCCGGCCCGCTGGATGCGGCGCCCGTGCGGGCCGTGTCCGTGCTCGCCGTGGCGGCCGAGGGCGCCGCTCGCTTGTGGCCCAGCCTGTCTCAGGAGGGCAACTACGTGGAGGCCGACCTGGACCTGGGCGACCTGTGCTCCTTTGTGGTGGCGGTCACT GGCGGCAGCTTCGTGGTGACTTCGGCTAAGAGTCGCATGCTGCGCGTCGGGATGGACGCTTCCGGAAGGCTTCAGTGCAGAGCGCTGCAAGAGGGCCAGGGCGTGTTGTCTGGCATCGGACGTCGGGTGTCCAGCCTGTTCAGCATCCTATCGCCGCCCGCCAATGACGCC ctCCACAGCTTGCTGTGGGCGGGCGCGACCGGCTGCCTCTACGCGCTGACCAACTCCCGCCTCAACAAGTGGCAAGTGGACGAGAGCTCGGAGCAACAGACGGTCAGCTGGGACGTCCGGCGAGCTCTGACCGAGAGCATCGCCGACGCCATTTGG GGCTCGGAGGGCAACTACGAGGAAATGCGTGACGGCGTCAATGTGACCTTTCTGGATGTCAAGCTGGGCCA AACCGGGCTGGTAGTCCTGGCCGCCGCCTGGCACCCGTCCGACACGCCCTGCCTGCTTTACTTCTGCCTGGTCACCTTGCAGGACCTCGGCGCCGCCATCTCCAACCAGTTCACGGTGGAGGTCACCAACCACAACCCCCCCTTCCAG AGCGAGTCTGAGCTGCACGCCACGCGCTTCCTGTTGCCGCCTTCTCCCGGCACCACCGCCTTCCTCTACAACGAGGATCTGGTTTTCGCCTGCTCCACAGGAAGCGGCAGGGCGGGCCTCCCCGACGAGCGCGTCCCCTTCAACTCGCCCG GCGACGGCGTGCGTGGCGGCGGCTGCTGCGCCAACCTTCCCGTCTTCTTCTCGCAGAATAGCGGCCTGGTCGCCGTGGTGGCTCGGGAGAGCGCCTCCATCCTGCCCGAGACGGTGGAAGACTCGCTGTGCTCGTCCCTCGCGGCGGCACCAGAA GTGTCCATGATGGAGCAACCCGGCCGAGCTGAGCCAGTAGCTCAAGAGGACAAGCCCAAGCTCTTGAAGGCAGCGTTCTTGCAGTTCTGCCG caACGACCTCCTGGGCGCGCAGGCGCTTATCGACGACCTCTTCCCGACTGGTGAGGACGCGGTGGAAGGCAGCGAGCTGGACGCCATGGTGACCCAGATCGACTTGGACCTACTGGACGACTACCCGGCCTCAGACCCCCGTTGGGCTGAGTCTGTGCCTGACG AGAGCGCTGGGTTCCCACTGACGTCCCTCATCATCCTCCACCAGCTGGAGGACAAGATGAAGGCCCACAGCTGCTTCATGGACTTCCTGCTTCAG GTGGGTCTCTTGGAGCGTCTCGGCTGCGTTGGGGTGCGCTCGTCCCCGATGGCCACGCGGCTGCTGCTGTGCGAGCACGCCGAGAAGTTGCAGGCGGCCATGGTGCTGAAGAACCAGCACGCCAAGCACAGCGAGCTGGTCAACCGCGCCATCGCCACGGCGCTGCACAGGAACAACGCCGTCGTGCCACCCAGCCTCACCGGTGCCGACATCTTCTTCCGAGAG ATCTCGCAGATCTCCACCATCTTTGATTGTCttctggaggaggaggagaagagctTGAGGGAGAACCCGGTGGACTCGGTGGAATGGGCCGAGGTGGTTATGACCGTCGACACCATCATCAAG GATATGCTTCAGGCTGCGGGTCAGTACAGAGAGAGCAAAGCGTCCATGTACAGAGCATCTGAACATGGCGCAGTCGACGCCGAGTACATCCCGTGGACAG CGCTGAGCGGCATCCGCGCGGTCATCTCCCGCCAGCACGAGCTCATCCTGCGCTCCATGTACCCCCACGCCAGCTCGGAGCTGCGCAGCGTGCTGTGCGAGCAGCTGGTGGCGCTCTTGGATTTCTACCTGGGCGGCTACGTGGCCCAGCTCAACTCcctgaagcagcagcagcatgcgCAAGAACGCTACAACAGCCTGGAAATGGAGTACAGTCAGCGGCGCTCCGAGTTGCTGGCGCCGCTCC TGGAGCTGGGTCAGTACCAGTGGGTGGCGGCGCTGGCCGAGAAGTACTGCGACTTTGACATCCTGGTCCAAATGTGCGAGCTGACTGACAACCAGAGCCGCCTGCAGCACTACATGAGCAAGTTTGCAGACCAG AACTTTGCGGACTTCCTGTTCCGCTGGTACATGGAGAAAGGCAAGCGAGGGAAGCTTCTGTCGCAGCCGGCTGCTCAGCACCAGCAGCTGGCCGGATTCCTGCAAGCGCATCAACACCTCAGCTGGCTGCACGACATCCACGTCAATCACTACCAGCAC GTCCACAGGACGCTGTACAAGCAGGCCAACATGGAGACGCGTTACTTCGCCAAGAAGAAGACTTTGCTGGCTCTCAGCAAATTAGCGGCGCTGGCGTCCGATCTCCCGGAAGACGAGCTGGGCAAACAAGTTGACG AAATTGTGGAGCAGGAGCGCTTCCTGCTGCACCAGGAGACGTTGCCCAGGCAACTTCTGGAGGACAAGCAGCAAAACCCGGACACCATGCCGCTTCTCAGCGCTCACCAGCTGGTCCAG CTTTACATCTGCGACGACAACCGCAGGGCCAACGAGTACGACTTCAAGAAGGCTTTGGATCTCCTCCAGTACATCCACGAGGATGAG GAAGACGACGACGGCGACGACGACGTCAACATCCACTCGCTCAAGTGCCAAATTCTGGGAAAAGCTCTCAGGAGAGACGA TTGGACTTCTGTCGACGGCAACGACGACCCGCTCGAGGCCGCCAAGGACAGCGTCTTTGTCAAGATTCTCGTCATGCTCGCCCAGGAAG GTGTCCGACTGCAGACGTACCTGCCGGAGGTCAAGGAGCTGCTGGAGCTGGACGAGCTGAGCCTGCTCAAGTCCAAGCCGTACTTTGAGTTTGTGCTGCGAGCAAATTACGAACATTACCTGCAGGCGTAG
- the nup133 gene encoding nuclear pore complex protein Nup133 isoform X1, translating into MFSPRSGPSSALRQQNKTPSRRTSSSLLLTPRRTPLSASRPTPTREQSHATSDDLNYDVQTFGSLLPVKVMEALTVLNGEEQISVKVSESGWAWLVCGDRLIIWKICQTAVAKLCMCKELQLPASQYDYTAEHVAVTSAGPLDAAPVRAVSVLAVAAEGAARLWPSLSQEGNYVEADLDLGDLCSFVVAVTGGSFVVTSAKSRMLRVGMDASGRLQCRALQEGQGVLSGIGRRVSSLFSILSPPANDALHSLLWAGATGCLYALTNSRLNKWQVDESSEQQTVSWDVRRALTESIADAIWGSEGNYEEMRDGVNVTFLDVKLGQTGLVVLAAAWHPSDTPCLLYFCLVTLQDLGAAISNQFTVEVTNHNPPFQSESELHATRFLLPPSPGTTAFLYNEDLVFACSTGSGRAGLPDERVPFNSPGDGVRGGGCCANLPVFFSQNSGLVAVVARESASILPETVEDSLCSSLAAAPEVSMMEQPGRAEPVAQEDKPKLLKAAFLQFCRNDLLGAQALIDDLFPTGEDAVEGSELDAMVTQIDLDLLDDYPASDPRWAESVPDESAGFPLTSLIILHQLEDKMKAHSCFMDFLLQVGLLERLGCVGVRSSPMATRLLLCEHAEKLQAAMVLKNQHAKHSELVNRAIATALHRNNAVVPPSLTGADIFFREISQISTIFDCLLEEEEKSLRENPVDSVEWAEVVMTVDTIIKDMLQAAGQYRESKASMYRASEHGAVDAEYIPWTALSGIRAVISRQHELILRSMYPHASSELRSVLCEQLVALLDFYLGGYVAQLNSLKQQQHAQERYNSLEMEYSQRRSELLAPLLELGQYQWVAALAEKYCDFDILVQMCELTDNQSRLQHYMSKFADQNFADFLFRWYMEKGKRGKLLSQPAAQHQQLAGFLQAHQHLSWLHDIHVNHYQHVHRTLYKQANMETRYFAKKKTLLALSKLAALASDLPEDELGKQVDEIVEQERFLLHQETLPRQLLEDKQQNPDTMPLLSAHQLVQLYICDDNRRANEYDFKKALDLLQYIHEDEQEDDDGDDDVNIHSLKCQILGKALRRDDWTSVDGNDDPLEAAKDSVFVKILVMLAQEGVRLQTYLPEVKELLELDELSLLKSKPYFEFVLRANYEHYLQA; encoded by the exons TGACCGTGCTCAATG GCGAGGAGCAGATCTCTGTAAAGGTGAGCGAGAGTGGCTGGGCTTGGTTGGTTTGCGGAGACAGACTCATCATCTGGAAGATCTGCCAGACGGCCGTGGCCAAG ctgtGCATGTGCAAGGAACTCCAGCTGCCCGCCAGCCAGTACGACTACACGGCCGAACACGTGGCCGTGACGTCGGCCGGCCCGCTGGATGCGGCGCCCGTGCGGGCCGTGTCCGTGCTCGCCGTGGCGGCCGAGGGCGCCGCTCGCTTGTGGCCCAGCCTGTCTCAGGAGGGCAACTACGTGGAGGCCGACCTGGACCTGGGCGACCTGTGCTCCTTTGTGGTGGCGGTCACT GGCGGCAGCTTCGTGGTGACTTCGGCTAAGAGTCGCATGCTGCGCGTCGGGATGGACGCTTCCGGAAGGCTTCAGTGCAGAGCGCTGCAAGAGGGCCAGGGCGTGTTGTCTGGCATCGGACGTCGGGTGTCCAGCCTGTTCAGCATCCTATCGCCGCCCGCCAATGACGCC ctCCACAGCTTGCTGTGGGCGGGCGCGACCGGCTGCCTCTACGCGCTGACCAACTCCCGCCTCAACAAGTGGCAAGTGGACGAGAGCTCGGAGCAACAGACGGTCAGCTGGGACGTCCGGCGAGCTCTGACCGAGAGCATCGCCGACGCCATTTGG GGCTCGGAGGGCAACTACGAGGAAATGCGTGACGGCGTCAATGTGACCTTTCTGGATGTCAAGCTGGGCCA AACCGGGCTGGTAGTCCTGGCCGCCGCCTGGCACCCGTCCGACACGCCCTGCCTGCTTTACTTCTGCCTGGTCACCTTGCAGGACCTCGGCGCCGCCATCTCCAACCAGTTCACGGTGGAGGTCACCAACCACAACCCCCCCTTCCAG AGCGAGTCTGAGCTGCACGCCACGCGCTTCCTGTTGCCGCCTTCTCCCGGCACCACCGCCTTCCTCTACAACGAGGATCTGGTTTTCGCCTGCTCCACAGGAAGCGGCAGGGCGGGCCTCCCCGACGAGCGCGTCCCCTTCAACTCGCCCG GCGACGGCGTGCGTGGCGGCGGCTGCTGCGCCAACCTTCCCGTCTTCTTCTCGCAGAATAGCGGCCTGGTCGCCGTGGTGGCTCGGGAGAGCGCCTCCATCCTGCCCGAGACGGTGGAAGACTCGCTGTGCTCGTCCCTCGCGGCGGCACCAGAA GTGTCCATGATGGAGCAACCCGGCCGAGCTGAGCCAGTAGCTCAAGAGGACAAGCCCAAGCTCTTGAAGGCAGCGTTCTTGCAGTTCTGCCG caACGACCTCCTGGGCGCGCAGGCGCTTATCGACGACCTCTTCCCGACTGGTGAGGACGCGGTGGAAGGCAGCGAGCTGGACGCCATGGTGACCCAGATCGACTTGGACCTACTGGACGACTACCCGGCCTCAGACCCCCGTTGGGCTGAGTCTGTGCCTGACG AGAGCGCTGGGTTCCCACTGACGTCCCTCATCATCCTCCACCAGCTGGAGGACAAGATGAAGGCCCACAGCTGCTTCATGGACTTCCTGCTTCAG GTGGGTCTCTTGGAGCGTCTCGGCTGCGTTGGGGTGCGCTCGTCCCCGATGGCCACGCGGCTGCTGCTGTGCGAGCACGCCGAGAAGTTGCAGGCGGCCATGGTGCTGAAGAACCAGCACGCCAAGCACAGCGAGCTGGTCAACCGCGCCATCGCCACGGCGCTGCACAGGAACAACGCCGTCGTGCCACCCAGCCTCACCGGTGCCGACATCTTCTTCCGAGAG ATCTCGCAGATCTCCACCATCTTTGATTGTCttctggaggaggaggagaagagctTGAGGGAGAACCCGGTGGACTCGGTGGAATGGGCCGAGGTGGTTATGACCGTCGACACCATCATCAAG GATATGCTTCAGGCTGCGGGTCAGTACAGAGAGAGCAAAGCGTCCATGTACAGAGCATCTGAACATGGCGCAGTCGACGCCGAGTACATCCCGTGGACAG CGCTGAGCGGCATCCGCGCGGTCATCTCCCGCCAGCACGAGCTCATCCTGCGCTCCATGTACCCCCACGCCAGCTCGGAGCTGCGCAGCGTGCTGTGCGAGCAGCTGGTGGCGCTCTTGGATTTCTACCTGGGCGGCTACGTGGCCCAGCTCAACTCcctgaagcagcagcagcatgcgCAAGAACGCTACAACAGCCTGGAAATGGAGTACAGTCAGCGGCGCTCCGAGTTGCTGGCGCCGCTCC TGGAGCTGGGTCAGTACCAGTGGGTGGCGGCGCTGGCCGAGAAGTACTGCGACTTTGACATCCTGGTCCAAATGTGCGAGCTGACTGACAACCAGAGCCGCCTGCAGCACTACATGAGCAAGTTTGCAGACCAG AACTTTGCGGACTTCCTGTTCCGCTGGTACATGGAGAAAGGCAAGCGAGGGAAGCTTCTGTCGCAGCCGGCTGCTCAGCACCAGCAGCTGGCCGGATTCCTGCAAGCGCATCAACACCTCAGCTGGCTGCACGACATCCACGTCAATCACTACCAGCAC GTCCACAGGACGCTGTACAAGCAGGCCAACATGGAGACGCGTTACTTCGCCAAGAAGAAGACTTTGCTGGCTCTCAGCAAATTAGCGGCGCTGGCGTCCGATCTCCCGGAAGACGAGCTGGGCAAACAAGTTGACG AAATTGTGGAGCAGGAGCGCTTCCTGCTGCACCAGGAGACGTTGCCCAGGCAACTTCTGGAGGACAAGCAGCAAAACCCGGACACCATGCCGCTTCTCAGCGCTCACCAGCTGGTCCAG CTTTACATCTGCGACGACAACCGCAGGGCCAACGAGTACGACTTCAAGAAGGCTTTGGATCTCCTCCAGTACATCCACGAGGATGAG CAGGAAGACGACGACGGCGACGACGACGTCAACATCCACTCGCTCAAGTGCCAAATTCTGGGAAAAGCTCTCAGGAGAGACGA TTGGACTTCTGTCGACGGCAACGACGACCCGCTCGAGGCCGCCAAGGACAGCGTCTTTGTCAAGATTCTCGTCATGCTCGCCCAGGAAG GTGTCCGACTGCAGACGTACCTGCCGGAGGTCAAGGAGCTGCTGGAGCTGGACGAGCTGAGCCTGCTCAAGTCCAAGCCGTACTTTGAGTTTGTGCTGCGAGCAAATTACGAACATTACCTGCAGGCGTAG
- the nup133 gene encoding nuclear pore complex protein Nup133 isoform X2, with product MFSPRSGPSSALRQQNKTPSRRTSSSLLLTPRRTPLSARPTPTREQSHATSDDLNYDVQTFGSLLPVKVMEALTVLNGEEQISVKVSESGWAWLVCGDRLIIWKICQTAVAKLCMCKELQLPASQYDYTAEHVAVTSAGPLDAAPVRAVSVLAVAAEGAARLWPSLSQEGNYVEADLDLGDLCSFVVAVTGGSFVVTSAKSRMLRVGMDASGRLQCRALQEGQGVLSGIGRRVSSLFSILSPPANDALHSLLWAGATGCLYALTNSRLNKWQVDESSEQQTVSWDVRRALTESIADAIWGSEGNYEEMRDGVNVTFLDVKLGQTGLVVLAAAWHPSDTPCLLYFCLVTLQDLGAAISNQFTVEVTNHNPPFQSESELHATRFLLPPSPGTTAFLYNEDLVFACSTGSGRAGLPDERVPFNSPGDGVRGGGCCANLPVFFSQNSGLVAVVARESASILPETVEDSLCSSLAAAPEVSMMEQPGRAEPVAQEDKPKLLKAAFLQFCRNDLLGAQALIDDLFPTGEDAVEGSELDAMVTQIDLDLLDDYPASDPRWAESVPDESAGFPLTSLIILHQLEDKMKAHSCFMDFLLQVGLLERLGCVGVRSSPMATRLLLCEHAEKLQAAMVLKNQHAKHSELVNRAIATALHRNNAVVPPSLTGADIFFREISQISTIFDCLLEEEEKSLRENPVDSVEWAEVVMTVDTIIKDMLQAAGQYRESKASMYRASEHGAVDAEYIPWTALSGIRAVISRQHELILRSMYPHASSELRSVLCEQLVALLDFYLGGYVAQLNSLKQQQHAQERYNSLEMEYSQRRSELLAPLLELGQYQWVAALAEKYCDFDILVQMCELTDNQSRLQHYMSKFADQNFADFLFRWYMEKGKRGKLLSQPAAQHQQLAGFLQAHQHLSWLHDIHVNHYQHVHRTLYKQANMETRYFAKKKTLLALSKLAALASDLPEDELGKQVDEIVEQERFLLHQETLPRQLLEDKQQNPDTMPLLSAHQLVQLYICDDNRRANEYDFKKALDLLQYIHEDEQEDDDGDDDVNIHSLKCQILGKALRRDDWTSVDGNDDPLEAAKDSVFVKILVMLAQEGVRLQTYLPEVKELLELDELSLLKSKPYFEFVLRANYEHYLQA from the exons TGACCGTGCTCAATG GCGAGGAGCAGATCTCTGTAAAGGTGAGCGAGAGTGGCTGGGCTTGGTTGGTTTGCGGAGACAGACTCATCATCTGGAAGATCTGCCAGACGGCCGTGGCCAAG ctgtGCATGTGCAAGGAACTCCAGCTGCCCGCCAGCCAGTACGACTACACGGCCGAACACGTGGCCGTGACGTCGGCCGGCCCGCTGGATGCGGCGCCCGTGCGGGCCGTGTCCGTGCTCGCCGTGGCGGCCGAGGGCGCCGCTCGCTTGTGGCCCAGCCTGTCTCAGGAGGGCAACTACGTGGAGGCCGACCTGGACCTGGGCGACCTGTGCTCCTTTGTGGTGGCGGTCACT GGCGGCAGCTTCGTGGTGACTTCGGCTAAGAGTCGCATGCTGCGCGTCGGGATGGACGCTTCCGGAAGGCTTCAGTGCAGAGCGCTGCAAGAGGGCCAGGGCGTGTTGTCTGGCATCGGACGTCGGGTGTCCAGCCTGTTCAGCATCCTATCGCCGCCCGCCAATGACGCC ctCCACAGCTTGCTGTGGGCGGGCGCGACCGGCTGCCTCTACGCGCTGACCAACTCCCGCCTCAACAAGTGGCAAGTGGACGAGAGCTCGGAGCAACAGACGGTCAGCTGGGACGTCCGGCGAGCTCTGACCGAGAGCATCGCCGACGCCATTTGG GGCTCGGAGGGCAACTACGAGGAAATGCGTGACGGCGTCAATGTGACCTTTCTGGATGTCAAGCTGGGCCA AACCGGGCTGGTAGTCCTGGCCGCCGCCTGGCACCCGTCCGACACGCCCTGCCTGCTTTACTTCTGCCTGGTCACCTTGCAGGACCTCGGCGCCGCCATCTCCAACCAGTTCACGGTGGAGGTCACCAACCACAACCCCCCCTTCCAG AGCGAGTCTGAGCTGCACGCCACGCGCTTCCTGTTGCCGCCTTCTCCCGGCACCACCGCCTTCCTCTACAACGAGGATCTGGTTTTCGCCTGCTCCACAGGAAGCGGCAGGGCGGGCCTCCCCGACGAGCGCGTCCCCTTCAACTCGCCCG GCGACGGCGTGCGTGGCGGCGGCTGCTGCGCCAACCTTCCCGTCTTCTTCTCGCAGAATAGCGGCCTGGTCGCCGTGGTGGCTCGGGAGAGCGCCTCCATCCTGCCCGAGACGGTGGAAGACTCGCTGTGCTCGTCCCTCGCGGCGGCACCAGAA GTGTCCATGATGGAGCAACCCGGCCGAGCTGAGCCAGTAGCTCAAGAGGACAAGCCCAAGCTCTTGAAGGCAGCGTTCTTGCAGTTCTGCCG caACGACCTCCTGGGCGCGCAGGCGCTTATCGACGACCTCTTCCCGACTGGTGAGGACGCGGTGGAAGGCAGCGAGCTGGACGCCATGGTGACCCAGATCGACTTGGACCTACTGGACGACTACCCGGCCTCAGACCCCCGTTGGGCTGAGTCTGTGCCTGACG AGAGCGCTGGGTTCCCACTGACGTCCCTCATCATCCTCCACCAGCTGGAGGACAAGATGAAGGCCCACAGCTGCTTCATGGACTTCCTGCTTCAG GTGGGTCTCTTGGAGCGTCTCGGCTGCGTTGGGGTGCGCTCGTCCCCGATGGCCACGCGGCTGCTGCTGTGCGAGCACGCCGAGAAGTTGCAGGCGGCCATGGTGCTGAAGAACCAGCACGCCAAGCACAGCGAGCTGGTCAACCGCGCCATCGCCACGGCGCTGCACAGGAACAACGCCGTCGTGCCACCCAGCCTCACCGGTGCCGACATCTTCTTCCGAGAG ATCTCGCAGATCTCCACCATCTTTGATTGTCttctggaggaggaggagaagagctTGAGGGAGAACCCGGTGGACTCGGTGGAATGGGCCGAGGTGGTTATGACCGTCGACACCATCATCAAG GATATGCTTCAGGCTGCGGGTCAGTACAGAGAGAGCAAAGCGTCCATGTACAGAGCATCTGAACATGGCGCAGTCGACGCCGAGTACATCCCGTGGACAG CGCTGAGCGGCATCCGCGCGGTCATCTCCCGCCAGCACGAGCTCATCCTGCGCTCCATGTACCCCCACGCCAGCTCGGAGCTGCGCAGCGTGCTGTGCGAGCAGCTGGTGGCGCTCTTGGATTTCTACCTGGGCGGCTACGTGGCCCAGCTCAACTCcctgaagcagcagcagcatgcgCAAGAACGCTACAACAGCCTGGAAATGGAGTACAGTCAGCGGCGCTCCGAGTTGCTGGCGCCGCTCC TGGAGCTGGGTCAGTACCAGTGGGTGGCGGCGCTGGCCGAGAAGTACTGCGACTTTGACATCCTGGTCCAAATGTGCGAGCTGACTGACAACCAGAGCCGCCTGCAGCACTACATGAGCAAGTTTGCAGACCAG AACTTTGCGGACTTCCTGTTCCGCTGGTACATGGAGAAAGGCAAGCGAGGGAAGCTTCTGTCGCAGCCGGCTGCTCAGCACCAGCAGCTGGCCGGATTCCTGCAAGCGCATCAACACCTCAGCTGGCTGCACGACATCCACGTCAATCACTACCAGCAC GTCCACAGGACGCTGTACAAGCAGGCCAACATGGAGACGCGTTACTTCGCCAAGAAGAAGACTTTGCTGGCTCTCAGCAAATTAGCGGCGCTGGCGTCCGATCTCCCGGAAGACGAGCTGGGCAAACAAGTTGACG AAATTGTGGAGCAGGAGCGCTTCCTGCTGCACCAGGAGACGTTGCCCAGGCAACTTCTGGAGGACAAGCAGCAAAACCCGGACACCATGCCGCTTCTCAGCGCTCACCAGCTGGTCCAG CTTTACATCTGCGACGACAACCGCAGGGCCAACGAGTACGACTTCAAGAAGGCTTTGGATCTCCTCCAGTACATCCACGAGGATGAG CAGGAAGACGACGACGGCGACGACGACGTCAACATCCACTCGCTCAAGTGCCAAATTCTGGGAAAAGCTCTCAGGAGAGACGA TTGGACTTCTGTCGACGGCAACGACGACCCGCTCGAGGCCGCCAAGGACAGCGTCTTTGTCAAGATTCTCGTCATGCTCGCCCAGGAAG GTGTCCGACTGCAGACGTACCTGCCGGAGGTCAAGGAGCTGCTGGAGCTGGACGAGCTGAGCCTGCTCAAGTCCAAGCCGTACTTTGAGTTTGTGCTGCGAGCAAATTACGAACATTACCTGCAGGCGTAG